The Bacteroidales bacterium genomic interval AAATTTATATTGGAAGGTGAAGAAGAGGTGGGCAGTACTTCTCTTTCTACATGGCTAGATGAACATAAAGAAAATATTAAAGGCGATGTAGTCCTTGTGAGTGATACGGGAATGATAGCACCCGATGTTCCTACCATTACCATGGGGCTTCGTGGGTTGACTTATTTGCAGGTTGAAGTAACTGGGCCTAATCGCGACCTCCATAGTGGTCTTTTTGGAGGAGCTGTGGCAAATCCGATCGTTATCCTTTCACATATCTTAAGCCGGATGATTGATCTCAATGGGACGATAACCATTCCCGGTTTTTATGACAAAGTGATGAAAGTGAGCGAAGAGGATAGAAAAAAATTGAACAAGGTTGCTTTTTCTGAGGATAATTACAAACAGGCCCTTGGAGTTCGTGAATTGTTTGGAGAAAAAGAATATACCGTACTTGAAAGAACAGGTATTCGTCCATCATTTGATGTCTGTGGCATCTGGGGTGGATATACCGGAGAAGGTGCTAAAACCATTATACCGTCCAAGGCCTATGCTAAGATTTCTGCACGTCTTGTTCCTTACCAGGATAACAAAGAAATAGCTCAACTCATTAAAGAATACATCGAAAAACTGGCACCTTCATCTGTGACCGTTAAAGTTGACATTTTACATGGCGGTCAACCCTACGTGATGCCCTCGGATCATCCTGCTTATCTTGCAGCCGAACTGGCTTTGAAAGATGTTTTTGGGAAAGATCCTGTTCACCTTCGTTCAGGTGGTAGCATACCTATCATTGCTACCATCGAACAAAAACTAGGTATTAAATCTCTTCTTATGGGTTTCGGACTTGAAAGCGATGCTGTACATTCTCCAAACGAAAACTTTCCGTTGAACAATTTATGGAATGGAGTAAAAAGTATCGTGGCTTTCTATTTGCATTTTCCCCGCATTATGCATGAAAAATAAATGTTTCATCGTCTGTTTTTTTGTTTTTTTCCAACTATGGCCGCAGTTCTACAATGGCTATGACTTGATTTTTGGACGAAGTCGGACACAATACACTCAAAAATATATCTGGAGTCAATGGCGAACATCCCATTTTGACGTTCTTTTTTATCAAGGCGAACGCTCACTTGCTCAATACGTTATTCAAGTAGCTTATCAAGAAATTAAGGATATTTCTTTCTTTCTCGATTACCTACCTGAAAAAAAATTTTTTTTTATAATTTTTTCAAACAAAAATGACTATTTTTCTAGTAATGTAGGTTATTCATCGCATGAATCCATTAACACAGGGGGCAAGACCCAAATCGTTAGCAACAAAATTGCTCTTTTCTTTAACGGGAATCATGAAGATTTAAGAAGACAAATTAAAGAAGGAATAGCTCGTTCTTTGATTTTTCAATTTCTTTTTGGTGACGATCCTAACATGAATGTAAGACGTTCTCAATCTCTTTTTGTTCCTCGTTGGTTTATCGAAGGCCTTGTAAGCTACATAGTTAATGGATGGAACATGGATCTAGATTTTCGATTAAAGAATCTTTTGCATCGGAAAAAATATTTTTCCATTAATCAATTCAAAGAAGAAGAATCTTCCCTGATGGGACATGCTTTTTGGAATTTTCTTCTAACTACTTATGGCAAAAATACAATTTCAAAAGTTCTTACCTTTCTGGTAGTATCGAGAAGCTACACTACAGCATTATTATATGTTTATGGAAAGAATTTTAGACAACTTCTCAATGATTGCATGTCCTTCTACAAAACTCGTTGGAAAGAAGAAAAAAACGAATTACCTGTGAGTCAAAAGGTACTAGCTTTTAAACCCAAATTTCACGTATATCAACATCATTTAAGTCCTGATGGAAAGAAATTGCTGTTTGTAACTGATAAATGGGATAAAAAGAAAATATGGCTCATGGATTTGGATTCTCGGAAGAAAGAAAAAATTTTTAATACTGGTAAAAAATGGGTGTTAAACCAAGATTATTCTTATCCTGTTCTGGCATGGCATCCCACTTCTCGAATTGTTGCTTGGATTAATGAGGAAAAACAAAAACGATATTTGTATTTATACGATCTTGTTGAGAAAAGTTATGAAAAAATAAATATTGAACAATTTCAGAAAGTGTTAGACATTTCGTTTTCGTCCACGGGTACAACTTTGGTCATGACTGCATTGTTGGATGGGCAAGTTGACCTGTTTCTCTTTTATTTAGGCAGTAATGCTATCAAAAGACTTACTAATGACCAGTATGACGAACGATATGCTATGTTTTCACCCGATGATCGGTGGATTTGCTATGCATCTAACAAACCTATAGTTTTGGATTCATTTTCAAACCAATTACAAATGCAAAACTATGATCTATTTTTACTTAATCCTGCTTCAAAATTAATGTACAGAATTACTACTACGCAGGATACAAACGAAATCTTACCTAACTGGAATGGAAATGAAATCTTATATTTTTTTAATGATGAATATGGCTTTCAGAATATTTTTTCAGCTCGTCTAGATAGTGCTATTTTGTTTGTAGATACTGTCTTTCATTATCGTTATTTTTTTGTTCAGAAACCAGTCTCGAGGTGGAATTATCCTGTGCTAGAATGGACTTTTAAAATGCCTCAGCATTTGTTTTTGATCCAAACCCCTAAAAACAAAGAACAGCGCATAATCTCTCATCAGCAAATAAAGTCTTTTCTGGAAACTCCTTCACATGATGTGTATTCCAAACGTTTTGGTGAATCTTCTAATAAATCTCACATCCAAGAACCATCGTATCAAAAAGAGAAAATTTCTCCATTTAATTCCGATTCTTCTCAGGCAAGTGATACCAATAAAGTAAATATTTATGATTTTAAATTTAAAACACTAGCTAAAAATGTTAAACCTTCCGATAATTCTCCGTCATTTAACAATCTATCAACTTACAAGGATACTTTCATTGTTTCTAGAATACAAAATTATAATGTAGAATATTCGCTTAACAGAGTTACTACTCAAATTGCTTCCGATTATTTGGGGCAAGGATATTTACCTTTTTCGCCAGCATATTTGGATGTTCAGCTGCCTCAAACTAATGGATTCATCAAATTTGTTGCTAGTGATTTACTTGAGGATTATCGTATCATTGGTGGAGTTAAGATCAAACCATCATTGAAAGGAAATGAATATT includes:
- a CDS encoding dipeptidase, with translation MNIQEYIEINQEFFLNKLFQLLRIDSVSSDPARKHKMQEAAQYWAELIRELHPDKVEIHQTSGNPIVYAEKIINTSYPTVIVYGHYDVMPEDPIDLWVSPPFEPEIRDGKIYARGADDDKGQSFIHWIALRYLLEENKLNCNVKFILEGEEEVGSTSLSTWLDEHKENIKGDVVLVSDTGMIAPDVPTITMGLRGLTYLQVEVTGPNRDLHSGLFGGAVANPIVILSHILSRMIDLNGTITIPGFYDKVMKVSEEDRKKLNKVAFSEDNYKQALGVRELFGEKEYTVLERTGIRPSFDVCGIWGGYTGEGAKTIIPSKAYAKISARLVPYQDNKEIAQLIKEYIEKLAPSSVTVKVDILHGGQPYVMPSDHPAYLAAELALKDVFGKDPVHLRSGGSIPIIATIEQKLGIKSLLMGFGLESDAVHSPNENFPLNNLWNGVKSIVAFYLHFPRIMHEK